In the Grimontia kaedaensis genome, one interval contains:
- a CDS encoding aspartate aminotransferase family protein codes for MAVNKPQSEGARLDNFWMPFTANRQYKTTPRLLAKAEGMYYTDVEGNSVLDSTAGLWCCNAGHSRDQITDAVSKQIKELDYAPTFQMGHPLPFELAERLAELAPADLNRVFFTNSGSESADTALKIALAYQRARGHANRTMFIGREQGYHGTGFGGISVGGMVNNRKAFNSQLLPSVAHLPHTLDIERNAFSKGLPDHGVERAEVLEQLIALHGAENIAAVMIEPMSGSGGVILPPKGYLKRLREITAKHDILLIFDEVITGFGRLGDAFASQRWDVTPDIMTTAKALTNGAIPMGAVMVSDRIYDACMNAAPEDTIELFHGYTYSGHPVAAAAALATLDIYRDENLFERARQLETEWEEALHSLDNLPNVIDVRNTGLIAGIQFAPSSEGIGKRGYDIFTRCFYDGVLVRASGDIIAMSPPLIMESKHIDQMVSTLERAIKQAI; via the coding sequence ATGGCAGTGAACAAACCACAGAGTGAAGGAGCACGTTTGGACAACTTCTGGATGCCTTTCACCGCAAACCGTCAGTACAAAACCACGCCACGGTTACTCGCAAAAGCAGAAGGCATGTATTACACCGACGTTGAGGGGAATTCAGTGCTGGATTCGACGGCCGGATTGTGGTGCTGCAACGCGGGTCATAGCCGTGATCAAATTACTGACGCGGTTAGCAAGCAAATTAAGGAGCTGGACTACGCGCCAACCTTCCAAATGGGGCATCCTCTTCCATTTGAACTCGCTGAACGTTTAGCAGAATTGGCGCCTGCCGATTTGAACCGTGTGTTCTTTACCAACTCGGGTTCTGAATCTGCCGATACGGCGTTGAAAATTGCACTGGCTTATCAGCGTGCGCGAGGCCATGCCAACCGCACTATGTTTATTGGCCGTGAACAGGGCTACCACGGCACAGGATTTGGCGGAATCTCTGTGGGCGGCATGGTAAATAACCGCAAAGCGTTTAACAGTCAGTTGCTGCCGAGTGTTGCTCATCTTCCACACACTTTGGACATAGAGCGAAATGCGTTTTCCAAAGGGTTGCCTGATCATGGTGTCGAACGTGCTGAGGTGCTGGAACAATTGATTGCCCTGCACGGCGCTGAAAATATCGCCGCGGTGATGATTGAGCCAATGTCAGGTTCAGGTGGTGTTATTCTTCCGCCAAAAGGTTATCTGAAACGTCTTCGTGAAATTACGGCCAAACACGACATCCTGTTGATCTTCGATGAAGTGATCACTGGCTTTGGCCGTCTGGGTGATGCCTTTGCGTCACAGCGCTGGGATGTCACGCCGGACATTATGACTACAGCGAAAGCCTTGACCAACGGCGCGATTCCAATGGGTGCAGTAATGGTGAGTGATCGTATTTACGACGCCTGCATGAACGCCGCGCCGGAAGATACGATAGAGCTTTTCCACGGTTACACCTATTCAGGTCACCCAGTCGCGGCAGCAGCGGCGTTGGCGACGCTCGATATTTACCGTGACGAGAACTTATTCGAGCGTGCAAGGCAGTTGGAAACCGAATGGGAAGAAGCACTGCATTCGCTCGATAATTTGCCGAATGTGATTGATGTTCGAAACACTGGCTTGATTGCCGGCATTCAGTTTGCGCCGAGCAGTGAGGGAATCGGAAAACGCGGCTACGACATCTTTACACGCTGCTTCTACGATGGCGTGTTAGTTCGCGCTTCGGGCGACATCATCGCCATGTCACCGCCACTTATTATGGAATCCAAACATATCGATCAGATGGTCAGCACGCTGGAACGCGCCATCAAGCAAGCGATTTAA
- a CDS encoding CoA-acylating methylmalonate-semialdehyde dehydrogenase has protein sequence MSVTHYIDGKYTAESDRKQALFNPATGEQSGEVSLASVTETEAAIASAKAAFPAWSEMSPLRRARVMFKFKALVEENIDELAALITKEHGKVLEDAKGELTRGLEVVEFACGIPHLLKGEMTEQIGSGIDAWSLNQPLGVVAGISPFNFPVMVPMWMFPIAIACGNTFVMKPSEKDPSSTLRIAELLTEAGLPDGVFNVVNGDKEAVDVLLTHPDVQAVSFVGSTPIAEYIYSTASAHGKRVQALGGAKNHMVVMPDADLDQAVAGLMGAAYGSAGERCMAISVAVAVGNVADALIEKLTPKVKELRVGNGVIEGMEMGPLVTKEHLSKVEGYVAKGVEEGADLLVDGRGVQAEGGDGYFLGGCLFDNVTPEMTIYRDEIFGPVLSVVRVPDYATAVKLINEHEFGNGTAIFTQNGDAARQFCHEIQVGMVGVNVPIPVPMAFHSFGGWKRSLFGSLHVHGPDGVRFYTRRKAITARWPTGLRANADFIMPTMK, from the coding sequence ATGTCTGTAACGCACTACATTGATGGCAAATACACAGCGGAAAGCGATCGCAAACAAGCGCTTTTCAACCCAGCGACTGGTGAGCAAAGTGGCGAAGTTTCTTTAGCGTCAGTGACCGAAACCGAAGCTGCAATTGCTTCTGCCAAAGCCGCTTTTCCTGCGTGGTCTGAAATGTCGCCACTTCGCCGAGCCCGTGTGATGTTTAAGTTCAAGGCGTTGGTAGAAGAAAACATCGACGAGCTCGCTGCGCTTATCACTAAAGAACACGGCAAGGTACTGGAAGATGCCAAAGGCGAGTTAACCCGTGGCCTGGAAGTCGTCGAGTTTGCCTGCGGTATTCCTCATTTATTGAAAGGCGAGATGACAGAGCAAATTGGCTCGGGCATTGATGCCTGGTCTCTCAATCAGCCATTGGGTGTGGTGGCCGGTATTTCGCCGTTTAACTTCCCGGTGATGGTGCCGATGTGGATGTTCCCGATTGCCATTGCCTGTGGTAACACCTTTGTAATGAAACCTTCGGAAAAGGATCCAAGTTCAACGCTACGTATCGCAGAGCTGCTGACTGAAGCGGGTTTGCCAGATGGCGTATTCAATGTGGTCAATGGGGACAAAGAGGCAGTAGATGTGTTGCTGACTCACCCAGATGTGCAAGCGGTCAGCTTCGTGGGTTCCACCCCAATTGCGGAATACATCTACAGCACGGCATCGGCGCACGGTAAGCGTGTTCAGGCATTGGGCGGCGCGAAAAACCACATGGTGGTGATGCCTGATGCAGATCTGGATCAAGCGGTTGCGGGCCTGATGGGTGCGGCTTACGGCTCTGCTGGTGAGCGTTGTATGGCAATTTCTGTGGCAGTTGCGGTAGGCAACGTGGCAGATGCCCTGATTGAAAAACTGACGCCAAAAGTGAAAGAACTTCGTGTTGGTAATGGCGTGATTGAAGGTATGGAAATGGGGCCTTTGGTAACGAAAGAACACCTGAGCAAAGTGGAAGGCTATGTTGCGAAAGGTGTGGAAGAGGGAGCGGACCTCCTCGTTGATGGCCGCGGTGTTCAGGCTGAAGGTGGAGATGGCTACTTCCTGGGTGGTTGCTTGTTCGATAATGTCACACCAGAGATGACTATCTATCGCGACGAAATTTTTGGGCCTGTGTTATCTGTTGTTCGCGTACCAGATTATGCGACGGCGGTGAAACTGATTAATGAACATGAGTTTGGTAACGGTACGGCAATCTTCACCCAAAATGGTGATGCTGCGCGTCAGTTCTGTCATGAAATTCAGGTAGGTATGGTTGGTGTAAATGTGCCCATCCCTGTGCCAATGGCATTCCATAGCTTTGGCGGTTGGAAGCGTTCACTGTTTGGTTCACTTCATGTGCACGGCCCTGATGGTGTGCGCTTCTACACTAGACGCAAGGCGATCACCGCGCGGTGGCCAACCGGGCTCAGGGCAAATGCCGATTTTATTATGCCAACAATGAAATAA
- a CDS encoding EAL and HDOD domain-containing protein codes for MRSNIARQAIYNSEQKIIAYELLFREGCCDSFPCIESDIATDSVLNDLFCETTGGVTRISDGLPCFVNFCYGSLIQGKALNYPAEELVIEVLEDCVADAELYKALEDLKSRGYQIAFDDFVPSSDWLPFLRLADYVKIDFRAQTLTQISQFVSKYRKRFDFKLLAEKIETDEEYHAALVMGFDLFQGYQLSKPERIFFSNVA; via the coding sequence ATGCGTTCAAACATTGCACGGCAGGCGATCTATAACTCAGAGCAAAAAATCATTGCTTATGAGTTGTTGTTTCGTGAAGGCTGCTGTGATTCTTTTCCTTGTATCGAATCTGACATCGCCACTGACAGTGTGCTGAATGATTTATTCTGCGAGACAACCGGCGGCGTCACGCGTATTTCTGATGGCCTTCCCTGCTTCGTGAACTTCTGTTACGGCAGCCTTATTCAAGGCAAAGCACTTAACTATCCGGCTGAAGAATTAGTTATTGAGGTGCTTGAAGATTGTGTGGCAGATGCTGAGCTATACAAAGCACTGGAAGATCTGAAGTCCCGCGGTTATCAAATCGCGTTTGATGATTTTGTTCCGTCGTCCGACTGGCTCCCTTTCCTTCGATTAGCAGATTACGTGAAAATAGACTTCCGGGCACAGACCCTGACTCAGATTTCCCAGTTTGTCAGCAAATATCGAAAGCGTTTTGACTTTAAACTACTGGCCGAAAAAATAGAGACTGACGAGGAATATCACGCAGCGCTTGTAATGGGCTTCGACCTGTTTCAAGGCTATCAACTGAGTAAACCTGAACGTATTTTCTTTTCAAACGTCGCTTAA
- the lpxH gene encoding UDP-2,3-diacylglucosamine diphosphatase, with product MTVLFISDLHLSPTHPEITQCFLRFLKEDAPKASALYVLGDLFESWIGDDDGTPLQIEVADAFKALSDLGIPIYFIHGNRDFLVGKQFAKASGMTLLPEHQVIDLFGKPTLIMHGDTLCIQDEGYQRYRKKVHNPLIQWLFFRLPLSVRRRIGEKIRAGSTKSNMEKSEDIMDVDQSEVLRVMKDSDVTQLIHGHTHRPDIHDIRLGNDPAQRIVLGDWYTQGSVLVCTEEGCTLQTRAF from the coding sequence ATGACCGTATTATTTATCTCTGATCTCCATCTCAGCCCTACCCATCCTGAAATTACCCAGTGCTTTTTGCGTTTTCTGAAAGAGGATGCTCCAAAGGCAAGCGCACTTTATGTGTTGGGCGACCTGTTTGAGTCCTGGATTGGCGACGACGACGGAACCCCGCTTCAAATTGAAGTGGCAGATGCTTTTAAAGCACTCAGCGATCTGGGTATCCCCATCTATTTCATTCATGGAAACCGTGATTTTCTGGTCGGTAAACAATTTGCCAAAGCATCCGGCATGACTCTGCTGCCTGAGCACCAGGTAATAGATTTGTTCGGTAAGCCCACGCTCATCATGCATGGCGACACATTGTGTATTCAGGATGAAGGGTATCAGCGCTACCGTAAAAAAGTGCACAACCCGCTAATCCAGTGGCTGTTCTTTAGATTGCCGCTTTCCGTCAGGCGCCGTATCGGCGAAAAAATCCGGGCTGGTAGCACCAAAAGCAACATGGAAAAGTCGGAAGACATCATGGATGTCGACCAATCTGAAGTGCTACGTGTGATGAAAGACAGTGACGTGACGCAACTTATTCATGGTCACACCCACAGACCGGACATTCATGACATTCGCCTTGGAAATGATCCGGCTCAACGAATCGTACTCGGTGATTGGTACACTCAAGGCTCTGTTTTGGTCTGTACAGAAGAAGGCTGCACACTGCAAACCCGCGCGTTTTAA
- a CDS encoding peptidylprolyl isomerase, with product MVTLHTNFGDIKIQLNSEKAPVTAENFLQYCRDGFYNGTLFHRVIDGFMIQGGGMASGMQEKETNAPIKNEANNGLSNKVGTIAMARTMEPHSASSQFFINVNNNTFLDFKSETPDGWGYCVFGEVVEGMDVVNKIKDVATGNWGYVHQDVPVEEVLIESVTIEE from the coding sequence ATGGTTACGCTTCATACCAACTTTGGTGACATCAAAATCCAACTGAACAGCGAAAAAGCGCCAGTGACTGCGGAAAACTTCCTGCAATACTGCCGTGACGGTTTTTACAACGGCACTCTGTTCCACCGCGTCATCGACGGTTTCATGATTCAAGGCGGCGGCATGGCTTCTGGCATGCAAGAAAAAGAAACCAACGCACCGATTAAAAACGAAGCTAACAACGGCCTGAGCAACAAAGTAGGTACCATTGCAATGGCACGTACTATGGAACCGCATTCAGCGAGCTCTCAGTTCTTCATCAACGTTAACAACAACACCTTCCTGGACTTCAAATCTGAAACGCCAGACGGTTGGGGTTACTGTGTATTCGGTGAAGTGGTTGAAGGTATGGACGTGGTTAACAAGATCAAAGACGTTGCTACCGGTAACTGGGGTTACGTTCATCAGGACGTACCTGTAGAAGAAGTGCTGATCGAAAGCGTGACTATCGAAGAATAA
- the cysS gene encoding cysteine--tRNA ligase: MLKIYNSLTKKKEEFKPIHPGKVGMYVCGVTIYDLCHIGHGRTFVSFDVVSRYLRFLGYDLKFVRNITDIDDKIIKRAAENGESCDSLTERLIGEMYADFDALNMKRPDIEPRATQYIDEIIALVERLIERGFAYVASNGDVLFEVAKFDEYGKLSRQDLDQLQAGARVDVEEAKKSPLDFVLWKMSKPGEPTWESPWGPGRPGWHIECSAMNSAILGNHFDIHGGGSDLTFPHHENEIAQSCCAHDTQYVNTWMHSGMVMVDREKMSKSLGNFFTIRDVLAHYDAETVRYFLMSGHYRSQLNYSEENLKQARASMERLYTSLRGLDLSVTAEGGEEFIERFKAAMDDDFNTPEAYSVLFDMAREINRLKAEDVEGASKLAARMRELAEVLGLLEQDPEAFLQGNAGGDDEVAEIEALIKARNDARASKDWAAADAARDALTAMGIVLEDGAAGTTWRRK, encoded by the coding sequence ATGTTGAAGATTTACAACTCCCTCACCAAGAAAAAAGAAGAATTCAAACCTATCCATCCTGGCAAGGTTGGCATGTATGTGTGTGGGGTTACCATTTACGATTTGTGTCATATCGGTCATGGCCGCACCTTCGTTTCATTCGACGTTGTCTCGCGTTACCTGCGCTTTCTGGGTTACGACCTGAAGTTTGTTCGTAACATCACAGACATCGATGACAAGATCATCAAGCGAGCCGCTGAAAACGGAGAAAGCTGTGATTCACTGACTGAGCGTCTGATCGGTGAAATGTATGCTGACTTTGATGCGCTGAACATGAAGCGTCCAGATATTGAACCTCGCGCCACTCAGTACATCGATGAAATCATTGCGCTGGTGGAGCGTTTGATTGAGCGTGGTTTCGCTTATGTTGCTTCTAACGGCGATGTGCTGTTTGAAGTGGCGAAGTTTGACGAATACGGCAAGCTGTCACGTCAGGATCTGGACCAGCTTCAGGCGGGTGCACGTGTTGACGTGGAAGAAGCGAAGAAAAGCCCACTGGATTTCGTACTTTGGAAAATGTCCAAGCCGGGTGAACCAACATGGGAATCTCCTTGGGGCCCAGGCCGTCCGGGATGGCACATTGAATGTTCTGCAATGAACTCTGCGATTCTCGGTAATCATTTTGATATCCACGGCGGCGGTTCAGATCTGACCTTCCCGCACCATGAGAATGAAATTGCACAATCTTGCTGTGCACATGACACCCAGTACGTAAATACTTGGATGCACAGCGGCATGGTGATGGTTGACCGCGAGAAGATGTCCAAATCATTGGGTAACTTCTTCACTATCCGTGACGTCCTCGCTCACTACGATGCGGAAACCGTCCGCTACTTCCTGATGTCTGGTCACTACCGCAGCCAACTGAACTACAGCGAAGAGAACCTGAAACAAGCGCGTGCGTCGATGGAACGTCTGTACACGTCACTGCGTGGCCTTGATCTTTCAGTCACTGCGGAAGGTGGTGAAGAGTTTATTGAGCGTTTCAAAGCGGCAATGGATGATGATTTCAACACGCCAGAAGCGTATTCAGTGCTGTTCGACATGGCGCGCGAAATCAATCGTCTGAAAGCCGAAGACGTAGAAGGGGCTTCGAAACTGGCAGCGCGCATGCGTGAACTGGCTGAAGTGCTTGGCTTGCTGGAGCAAGACCCAGAAGCCTTCCTGCAAGGCAACGCGGGTGGCGATGATGAAGTGGCGGAAATTGAAGCTCTGATCAAAGCGCGTAACGATGCACGCGCAAGCAAAGACTGGGCGGCGGCGGATGCGGCACGTGATGCGTTGACCGCAATGGGCATCGTTCTGGAAGACGGCGCAGCAGGCACCACTTGGCGTCGTAAATAA
- a CDS encoding porin: MKKTMVTASIIGAAVGFNAYAYTVYSSDESALDIGGRIEPRFNVSDANEVNANGNSSFKDMSRARLHFAGETSVNDSVSVFGFYEAEMTTEDSDINNRYMFAGFDTNFGAFSYGKQDSSQVILTNVTDIMETFGGSAADIVVGNQDKLENNFVYMVETPVGVTVTLNYVAADEKDNDSAGGSVYYKSTIGLDIGAGYVSGDQRTGAGLASVEVDQYDVALSYTFDDFYIGALYVAGEVDNVDIDGYEVALAYNINDYVFRYVFNYRDSDNASHDVDYNAIEGVYNVTDNFVGYAGYEFNRLDGKQNDDQLQAGIRYKF; the protein is encoded by the coding sequence ATGAAAAAAACGATGGTAACAGCGTCGATAATCGGCGCGGCAGTGGGCTTTAATGCATACGCATACACGGTTTATTCCAGTGATGAGTCAGCACTTGATATTGGTGGTCGTATCGAGCCTCGATTCAATGTTTCCGATGCAAATGAAGTTAACGCAAATGGCAACAGCTCATTCAAAGATATGAGTCGTGCAAGGCTACATTTTGCTGGAGAAACCAGCGTCAATGACAGTGTTAGTGTTTTTGGCTTCTATGAAGCGGAAATGACAACGGAAGATTCCGACATCAACAACCGATACATGTTCGCTGGCTTTGACACCAATTTTGGTGCCTTCTCATACGGTAAGCAGGACTCTTCTCAGGTCATTCTGACCAATGTCACCGATATCATGGAAACCTTTGGTGGTAGTGCGGCAGATATCGTTGTTGGTAACCAAGACAAGTTAGAAAACAACTTTGTCTATATGGTAGAAACGCCAGTTGGCGTCACAGTGACATTGAATTATGTGGCTGCTGACGAAAAGGACAATGATTCTGCTGGTGGCTCTGTTTATTACAAGAGTACCATTGGCCTGGATATCGGTGCTGGTTACGTTTCAGGCGATCAGAGAACTGGGGCTGGCTTAGCCAGTGTTGAGGTCGACCAATATGACGTAGCTCTGTCTTATACCTTCGACGATTTCTACATTGGCGCTCTCTATGTTGCCGGTGAAGTTGATAACGTTGATATAGATGGTTACGAGGTTGCTCTGGCGTACAACATCAATGACTATGTCTTCCGGTATGTCTTCAACTATCGCGATTCAGATAATGCTTCCCATGATGTCGACTACAACGCAATTGAAGGTGTTTACAACGTCACTGACAACTTTGTTGGCTATGCGGGTTATGAATTTAACCGCTTGGATGGCAAGCAAAACGATGACCAGCTGCAAGCCGGTATACGGTATAAGTTCTAA
- a CDS encoding ion transporter, which translates to MSRNAVQESLYTTIFGTETRAGKTFDVTLIIIILASIAVLMLESVGEMQAKYGDWFFTIEWGFTLFFTVEYALRLYCSPAPKAYAKSFYGIVDLLAILPTYIAMLFPGANYLMAVRLLRVLRIFRVLKLMRYLEESNVLLAALKSSSRKIFIFFYAVMVLVTIFGSLMFVIEGPERGFTSIPYSIYWAIVTMTTVGYGDLVPQTDIGKALASITMLMGYSIIAVPTGIITAQMGQQMTTQRQTTLCPNCSKPGHENDAVFCKFCGSELSQKEKQT; encoded by the coding sequence ATGAGCAGGAATGCTGTTCAGGAGTCCCTTTACACGACCATTTTCGGCACCGAAACTCGCGCCGGAAAGACCTTTGACGTTACTCTCATCATTATCATTCTGGCGTCAATCGCTGTATTGATGCTCGAATCTGTCGGCGAGATGCAGGCTAAATATGGGGATTGGTTCTTCACTATCGAGTGGGGGTTCACTCTTTTCTTTACCGTAGAGTATGCACTGCGCCTGTACTGCTCCCCTGCCCCCAAGGCGTATGCAAAGAGCTTTTACGGCATCGTCGATTTACTTGCCATTCTCCCAACCTACATCGCCATGCTCTTCCCAGGCGCAAATTATCTGATGGCAGTCCGATTGCTCCGGGTACTGCGTATATTCCGGGTTCTGAAATTGATGCGCTATCTGGAAGAATCAAACGTCTTATTGGCTGCTCTAAAATCGTCCAGCAGGAAAATCTTTATCTTCTTTTATGCGGTAATGGTATTGGTGACTATTTTTGGCTCTCTGATGTTTGTGATTGAAGGTCCAGAGCGCGGATTTACCAGCATTCCTTACAGTATTTACTGGGCCATCGTGACCATGACGACGGTCGGATATGGCGATTTGGTGCCCCAAACAGACATTGGCAAAGCATTGGCCTCGATAACTATGCTGATGGGTTACTCCATCATTGCGGTTCCCACTGGCATTATCACCGCTCAAATGGGGCAACAAATGACGACACAAAGACAAACGACGCTTTGCCCCAATTGTTCTAAACCAGGGCACGAAAATGACGCTGTTTTTTGTAAGTTTTGTGGTAGCGAACTGTCACAAAAAGAGAAACAAACGTAA
- a CDS encoding YchE family NAAT transporter, protein MNNIELVIFFQFFIGLFAAVNPLGIMPIFVSLTAHQDPVERNKTAYTASLAVAAILVVSLLAGQLLLDFFSISLDSFRVAGGLLLVSIAFTMMSGKLGEDKQNKQEQSESVSREQIGVVPLAMPLLAGPGAISSTIVYASRYPNSVDTLGLIGTICIFAAGIWGLLRLAPAIVKFLGQTGINVITRIMGLILAALGIEFIANGLRALFPGLS, encoded by the coding sequence ATGAACAATATTGAACTTGTAATATTTTTTCAGTTTTTCATTGGTTTGTTTGCAGCCGTGAACCCATTGGGCATCATGCCTATCTTTGTGTCGCTAACAGCGCATCAGGATCCAGTTGAACGGAACAAGACTGCATATACGGCAAGTCTAGCCGTGGCAGCTATTCTGGTTGTCTCATTATTGGCGGGTCAGTTACTGCTGGATTTCTTCAGTATTTCTCTCGACTCTTTCCGTGTTGCTGGTGGTCTGCTACTGGTGAGTATCGCTTTCACCATGATGAGCGGTAAGTTGGGTGAAGATAAGCAAAACAAGCAGGAACAATCTGAATCTGTCAGCCGTGAGCAGATTGGTGTCGTCCCGCTGGCAATGCCACTTTTGGCTGGCCCTGGTGCTATCAGCTCAACAATTGTATACGCGAGCCGCTATCCAAATTCTGTGGATACGCTTGGTCTTATCGGCACTATTTGCATCTTTGCAGCCGGCATATGGGGTCTGCTAAGACTCGCACCAGCCATTGTGAAATTCCTCGGCCAAACAGGTATCAACGTTATCACCCGTATAATGGGTTTGATTCTGGCAGCCCTTGGTATTGAATTTATTGCCAATGGTCTTCGCGCCTTGTTCCCTGGCCTAAGCTAA